The Geotrypetes seraphini chromosome 6, aGeoSer1.1, whole genome shotgun sequence genome includes a window with the following:
- the LOC117362864 gene encoding protein phosphatase 1 regulatory subunit 3C-like: MAIGVEVAATVLLCTGLQPCLETLPCMICLSPPPCHLLLTCYEEEQNSSKEKPLRPCLQHRTTEPEVAAQKKTTKWVFFADSLGLALTSVHHFSGADENNSELQLVLSKLQNLRLLTPAPVRSYVLGFHSPVSDYLDYRRRLKQNRVCLEHCLIQGRNLTDTVQVQNVAFEKKFQVHITFDLWQSFQDFPCCYLRPYCGGMDTDVFSFHIPLSAEPSLQDPAHFCISFHCDKGWFWDNSKGQNYPIQLAEDQGPLPSPTGQAG; encoded by the exons ATGGCGATCG GTGTGGAAGTTGCAGCCACTGTCCTGCTTTGTACAGGGCTTCAGCCATGCCTGGAGACTTTGCCCTGCATGATCTGCCTGAGCCCACCTCCTTGCCACTTGCTTCTGACATGCTATGAGGAGGAACAGAACTCTAGCAAAGAGAAGCCTCTGCGCCCTTGTCTGCAGCACAGAACTACAGAACCGGAGGTAGCTGCCCAGAAGAAAACTACAAAGTGGGTGTTTTTTGCAGATTCTTTGGGTCTTGCGCTCACTTCAGTACACCACTTCTCCGGGGCAGATGAAAACAACTCTGAGCTACAGCTTGTCCTATCTAAACTGCAAAACTTGAGGCTTCTGACCCCAGCCCCAGTCAGGTCCTACGTGCTGGGCTTCCACTCCCCTGTCTCAGATTACCTAGACTATCGGAGACGCTTGAAGCAGAACAGGGTCTGTCTGGAGCATTGTCTGATCCAGGGCCGGAACCTAACAGACACTGTGCAAGTGCAGAATGTGGCCTTTGAAAAAAAGTTTCAGGTGCACATCACCTTTGACTTGTGGCAGAGCTTCCAGGACTTCCCATGCTGTTACTTGCGGCCCTACTGTGGTGGCATGGACACAGATGTCTTCTCCTTCCATATCCCTCTTTCTGCTGAGCCCAGCCTACAAGACCCTGCACACTTCTGTATCTCTTTCCACTGTGACAAGGGATGGTTCTGGGACAATAGCAAAGGCCAGAATTATCCCATCCAATTGGCTGAAGACCAGGGACCCCTGCCTTCTCCAACTGGCCAAGCTGGATGA